One part of the Drosophila teissieri strain GT53w chromosome 3R, Prin_Dtei_1.1, whole genome shotgun sequence genome encodes these proteins:
- the LOC122621682 gene encoding uncharacterized protein LOC122621682 yields MPLQLPSPSPSLLLALILLLGTHLSGASAVDKDVAPVGDVKTDLLSLEQEIGGAAVPGESESDSQRNPHPVRRRRGIFFSGSIGGLPFLNWASGYSWAYPGYPYNYYGSPGSPGSQVPGYYGYGSGYYPGYLGYQKIIIG; encoded by the coding sequence atgccaTTGCAATTgccgtcgccatcgccatctctGCTTCTGGCGTTGATTCTGCTGCTGGGCACGCACTTGAGTGGCGCGTCGGCTGTTGACAAGGATGTGGCACCAGTTGGCGATGTAAAAACGGATTTGCTGTCATTGGAGCAGGAAATTGGCGGCGCTGCGGTGCCGGGTGAATCGGAATCTGATTCGCAGCGAAATCCGCATCCGGTTCGTCGAAGGCGTGGCATCTTCTTTAGCGGCAGCATCGGCGGATTACCCTTCCTCAACTGGGCCAGTGGTTATTCTTGGGCATATCCTGGCTATCCGTACAACTACTATGGCTCACCAGGCTCTCCAGGCTCACAAGTGCCTGGCTATTATGGCTATGGCAGTGGCTACTATCCCGGCTACCTGGGCTATCAGAAAATTATCATCGGCTAA